The Streptomyces sp. NBC_01381 genomic interval CCCTTTCCGTGGTGTTGAAGGACGCCCCGGACAGCCGACAGGCCAAGGACACCGTCGACGCGCTCCGGGACGCCGTGCACGCGGTCGACGGCGCGGACGCCCTCGTCGGCGGCACCACGGCGGAGACCCTCGACACCCAGCGGGCCGCCGACCGCGATCTGCGCACGGTCATCCCGATCGTCCTGCTCGTCGTCCTCGGCGTCCTGATCTGGCTGCTGCGCGCCCTGGTCGCTCCCCTGCTGCTCCTGGCGACCGTGGTCCTGTCCTTCTTCGCCGCTCTCGGCGCCTCGAACCTGCTCTTCGAGAGCATCCTCGGGTTCGCCGGCGTCGACTGGTCGATCCCGCTGATGGGCTTCGTCTTCCTGGTCGCGCTCGGCATCGACTACAACATCTTCCTGATGCACCGCGTCAAGGAGGAGGTCGCGCGACTCGGTCACGGCCGCGGCGTACTGGAGGGCCTGACCAGCACCGGTGGCGTCATCACCTCGGCGGGCGTCGTGCTCGCCGCGACGTTCGCGGTCTTCGCCGGGCTGCCGCTGGTGACCATGGCGCAGATGGGCGTGATCGTCGGCATCGGCGTCCTCCTGGACACTTTCCTCGTACGTACGGTTTTGGTCCCCGCCCTTGCCTTGGACCTGGGCCGCCGGTTCTGGTGGCCGGGCAAGCTCTTCCACGCGCCGGGGCAGCGGGAATCCTCGCCGCGTGAGGCAGAACGGGAGGTCGAACACGCCTGATCGGTACGCCCACTTGGCACGCCCCGGTGCGACGGGCATCGCACCGGGGCCGCCCGTTCACCGGGCCGTCGGCGCGGCCACCAGCCCCCTCTCGGGCTCGGGGACCGGCCGGCCCGCCCGCCGCAGGGCCAGCACGGTGCGGACGGTGACGACGATCCGAAGCACCGCCAGGAGCACCCCGAGCCCGGCCACCGCGACAAGCAGCCGGCCCATGTCGGGCGCGAACAGCAGCACTTCGCGCAGGGTCACGCCCATCTGCTCGGGCAGGACGAAGCAGGCGACGCCTGCGGCCGGCAGGCAGCCGGTGACCGCTGCGACACCGCCCACCATCGCGCGGCCCGGGGCGCGCCGCTGTCCACCGCGGGAACGTACACGCGGACGCACCACCCGGAACCCCGACCACCCGACGACGGCCGCAAGAGCGACGGTGACGGCACCGAGTACGACGAGTGCCCAGGTCAACCACCCGTCCTCGTCGACCTGTCGGGGCTCACCGCCGAGCAGGATGCCCGCCGCACCGAAGGCGGTGTTGTTGAGCAGGTTTTCCTTGTTCTTCGCGAAGGCGTTGTGCTGGACGACAACCGCGAGGTTCCGCTCCGGGACGAGGACCACGATGCCGTGGTAGCCGGGTGTGGCACCCGAATGCCAGACCATGCGCGCGCTCGGGTCCTCCAGCTCGTCGTCCCGCCAGCCCAGACCGTAGCGGTGGCGATCATGGACGGAGATGGTCCCCTTGTGCATCTCCCGGAACCCTTCCGGGGTCAACAGGCCGCCCGCGTCACCGCGCGCGCCCTTGAGCTGGGCGGCGGCGAAGGCGCTCATGTCCTCGGGGCTCGCGCCGAGATAGCCGTACGGCACACCTGATGTGTCGAAGTCCGATGCGAACGACCGGGGTTGACCGAAGAAGAACCGGTACCCGGGTGGCAGTCCCCGCCGTTCGGCTCCCCCGGAGTCCGTGATGGCCCCCTTCATACCCAGGGGCCCCAGGACGTCCTTGCGCAGCTGCTCACCGAACGGCCGCCCTGTGACCTCCTCCAAGAGGGCGCCGAGCAGCATGTAGTTGGCGTTGCTGTACTCGTGCCGCTCGCCGGGCGGGGCAGACAAGGTGACGCCGGCCAGCTCACGGGCGAGGCGCCGGACGCCGCCCGGCTCGTTGTCGAAACGGTCCGCGCGCGTGATGCCGTCCCGCTCCGACAGACCGCTCGACTGGTTGAGCAACTGCCGCACGGTGACGGGCTTCTCACCCTCACCCTTGGGACGGAACCACGGCAGATGGCGCCGCACGGGCGCATCCAACTCGACCTCGCCCGCCTCGACCTGCCGCATCACGGCCAGCGCGGTGACCGGCTTGGCCAGGGAGCCGACCAGGAACGGGGTGCGGGAAGTGACCGGCTCGCCACGGCCGTCGCGCCCCCATGTGCGGCGGTGCACGACGTCGTCTCCACGGATGACCGAGTACGCGAGACCGGGCGCACCGGCCCGCTTCATCTGCCCTCGCACGAAGGAGTCCGCCTTCGCCGTCAACTCCCGCTCCCCCGCAGGATCCACCGCAGAGGCGGTCAGTGGCGTAAGCGCCATCAGGAGCATCAGGCACACCACACCGATCCCCCGTAACCATGCCGAGCCTGGCCTGCGGAATCCCATCGCCCGCACACCGCGCATCGCTTGCTCCACCCCTCGCCGTCACGCAGGGCGGACGCCCCGAGAGCCATAACAGTATGGCCGTACGGTTATTATTGGCAATACGGCGGTACGGTTACGCCATGCCACGCGTCGCCGATCACGAAGAACGCCGCCAGCAGGTCGCCGCCGCCGCGGGCAGGCTCATCGCCACCGAAGGACTGAAGGCGGCGACGGTCGCCAAGACGGCTGCCGCAGCCGGGATCTCGGTCGGGCTCGTCCAGCACTACTTCCGCACCAAGGACGAGATGCTGCTGTTCACGTACCGCCACGTCCTCGAGACGGTCGAGCACAGGCTTGCGGAACTCGTCGTCCGGTCCGAGAAGGCCGGCACACGCATCGAGCACACCCTCCTCGACGGACTCGCCGAGACCATGCCGCTGGACGAACAGCGCCGCCAGGAGTGCCGGGTCGCCCTCGCCTTCACCGGCCGGGCCGTCGACGACCCGGACCTGGCCGAGGTCAAGGCGGGCGCGCTCCGTCGGCTGCGCTCACTGATCGCCACAGCCGTCACCAACGCCAAGGAGTGCGGCGAAGTACCCCCCTCGACCGACGCCGCCACCGAGGCGGCCCGCATCGCCGCGTACACCGACGGGCTCACCGCGCATCTGTGCGCCGACCCCAGCGGGCTGCACCCCGACGCCGCACTCGCCGCTCTCGGCGACCACTTGGCCGGCGTGTTCACCGGCGAGTGCCTGCTGCGAGGGAAGGAGCCGGGAGTACGACCCGGCCGGGCGGGCGGGCCGTCATAAGTCGGCGCACAAACGCTCCGGCCACCTTTCGTATGGACGGCAACGACAAGCGGTCAGCACCCGCGCAGCACAGCCCGATGCGGCGGCCGCCCGCGACATGGCTACAGGACGGGCAGGCCGTAGAGGGAGAACTTTCGTCCGCCTTCCGGGCCCGAGGCGAAGCCCATGCACAGCTGCGGTTCCCCCGCCTCGGGCCCGTGCAGCACGGCAAGGCCTTCGGGCTCGCGGTGCGTGAGCTGGCGGCCGGCCTGGGACTTGTACTCCTGCACCACCGCCCCCGTGCTCAGGTCGATGCAGTGCAGCAGCACCGTGTTGTCCGGCTCTGAGGAGCTGTTGGCGTCGCGGCCGGCGCCCATCAACTGGTACGCGTAGTCGCCGTCCAGTGTCATGCCCTGAAAGGGCAGGCCGAGGTCCATGCCCGGCTGAGCGAAGTCGATCAGCGGCCAGAAGACCCCGGCAGTGAAGGCGTCCAGGTTGTAGAGCGCGTAGCGACGGCGCCCGGGGAGCCCGTGGCGCAGCAGCAGACGGCGGTTGTTCAGGTCAAGGGCGGCGCAGTTGGCGGTCGAGCCGGGGTGCGGGCGGTAGACGGTCACACGGCGGTCAGCGCTGTGCAGCACGGTGTTCTCGGCGTACGGGAAGCGGCCGATCGCGCGCCCGAACCCGGAGACCGGGTTGGCGTCGCACTCGACCCACAGCGTGACGGCTCCGCCCCAGCTGCTGCGGGAGCTGTCCACGCTGATCGCGGTGCCGTGGCCGAAGCCCTTGAGGTACATCCGGCCCAGCACCTCGCCGCGCATCGACAGCCGGTTCAGACAAAGGTCACCGGCATCGTGCCGCTCAGTATGGCTGTAGGTGCGCGATTCGCCCGCGAGCTGGACCCCGCTGGGGATCACCTGGAGCGCGTAGATGTGCCCGTGGAGCTCGTCGAAGGCGAAGGACTGCATCACCGTCTCGTGATGCAGCGTCTTCTCGTGGATCAGGCGGGCGCCGGTGTCGGCCAGGTCGAAGCGATCGCCCGTAACGTCCGGGGCGCTGTCCCGGCCGGCGGCAACGGCCTTTGGGACGCCGAGCGCTGCTGTCGCAAGCACCACACCGCTGAGACCGAGCACCGTTCTGCGGCTTGGCGACGTGAGGCCGGGCGCTGTCGATGAAT includes:
- a CDS encoding serine hydrolase, translated to MALTPLTASAVDPAGERELTAKADSFVRGQMKRAGAPGLAYSVIRGDDVVHRRTWGRDGRGEPVTSRTPFLVGSLAKPVTALAVMRQVEAGEVELDAPVRRHLPWFRPKGEGEKPVTVRQLLNQSSGLSERDGITRADRFDNEPGGVRRLARELAGVTLSAPPGERHEYSNANYMLLGALLEEVTGRPFGEQLRKDVLGPLGMKGAITDSGGAERRGLPPGYRFFFGQPRSFASDFDTSGVPYGYLGASPEDMSAFAAAQLKGARGDAGGLLTPEGFREMHKGTISVHDRHRYGLGWRDDELEDPSARMVWHSGATPGYHGIVVLVPERNLAVVVQHNAFAKNKENLLNNTAFGAAGILLGGEPRQVDEDGWLTWALVVLGAVTVALAAVVGWSGFRVVRPRVRSRGGQRRAPGRAMVGGVAAVTGCLPAAGVACFVLPEQMGVTLREVLLFAPDMGRLLVAVAGLGVLLAVLRIVVTVRTVLALRRAGRPVPEPERGLVAAPTAR
- a CDS encoding TetR/AcrR family transcriptional regulator, which codes for MPRVADHEERRQQVAAAAGRLIATEGLKAATVAKTAAAAGISVGLVQHYFRTKDEMLLFTYRHVLETVEHRLAELVVRSEKAGTRIEHTLLDGLAETMPLDEQRRQECRVALAFTGRAVDDPDLAEVKAGALRRLRSLIATAVTNAKECGEVPPSTDAATEAARIAAYTDGLTAHLCADPSGLHPDAALAALGDHLAGVFTGECLLRGKEPGVRPGRAGGPS
- a CDS encoding teichoic acid biosynthesis protein C, translated to MLATAALGVPKAVAAGRDSAPDVTGDRFDLADTGARLIHEKTLHHETVMQSFAFDELHGHIYALQVIPSGVQLAGESRTYSHTERHDAGDLCLNRLSMRGEVLGRMYLKGFGHGTAISVDSSRSSWGGAVTLWVECDANPVSGFGRAIGRFPYAENTVLHSADRRVTVYRPHPGSTANCAALDLNNRRLLLRHGLPGRRRYALYNLDAFTAGVFWPLIDFAQPGMDLGLPFQGMTLDGDYAYQLMGAGRDANSSSEPDNTVLLHCIDLSTGAVVQEYKSQAGRQLTHREPEGLAVLHGPEAGEPQLCMGFASGPEGGRKFSLYGLPVL